In Oxalobacteraceae bacterium OTU3CINTB1, the sequence GCTCGACGCCGATCAACGTCACCCTGGTCGCCTCGGGATTGCCGGTATGGATGATGCTGACGGGCCGGCTGTTCTTCGGCGTGCCGGTCACTGGGCGCCAGATGGCCGGCGCGGCGCTGTCGATCGCCGGCGTGCTGGTGGTGCTGGCGCGCGGAGAGTGGCGGCACGTGCTCGAGCTGCGGCTGGTGGCGGGCGATTTGTTCATGATCCTGGCCACCATCGCCTGGTCGTTCTACAGCTGGATGCTGATGCGCACCCGGGAGCCGGCGGCGATCCGCGCCAACTGGGCCAGCTTCCTGGCGGCGCAGGTGGCGTTCGGCGCGCTGTGGTCGGGCGGTTTCGCGCTGGGCGAGCAGTGGCTGGGGGCGATTCCCGTGCAGTGGAGCTGGTGGCTGGCCGCCGCGTTATTGTATGTCGCGATTTTCCCGGCGGTGATCGCGTTCCGCTGCTGGGGCGAGGGCGTGCAGCGCGCCGGGCCGGCCATCGGCGCATTCTTCGTCAATCTGACGCCGTTGTTTACCGCGCTGCTGTCGTCGGCCTTTCTGGGCGAGGCGCCGCATGCCTACCACGCGATGGCGTTCGTGCTGATCGTCGCCGGCATTGTGACCTCGGCGCGCAAGGGTTAGCCGGCGTGGCCGGGAGTCAGCCGAGCGATTTGATGTAGCGCGGATCGACCTGCGCGCAGTAGGTGGCGCAGGCGTGGCGGGCGGCGTTGGCCGCCGCGTGCACCAGCATTTCGGCGTTGGTGTGGAAGCACAGCGAGACGATGATCGATGGCGGCTCCGGCTGCACCGGCAGTTCGATGAATTCGCCGCTCTCCAACGACGACACCACGAACAGGCTGGGAATCGCCGCCACGCCATAGCCATCCTTCACCAACTGGACGATCGCCGCCACCGACGGCGAACAGGTGATGCGCGTCTGCTCCAGCGGAATCATCGCCAGGTTGGCCATCTTACTGACGATTTCCTCCAGCGCGCGCTGCGGCGCGGTGCCGCGTCCGAAGGTCAGGATCGGCAGCTGCAGCAAGCGCTGGTTCAAGCCCTCCTTGCGCGTGTCGAGCAGCCCGCGGCGCGCGATCCAGTGCAGCGGATAGACCGCCAGCGCCTCCGACACGATGTCGTTGCTCTCCACGCCCTCGACCTGTATCACCAGATCGAGCTCGCGCGCCCGCAGCCGGCGCTCCAGCACATTGCTGATATCGACCGCCAGATCGACTTCAAGCTCCGGATACAACACATTGAGCTGCCGGATGTACTGCGCCAGCCAGCTGTGGACCACCGATTCGATCACGCCGAGACGCAAACGGCCGCGCACCGCACTATCTTTGTGCGCCGCCGCCTGCAGCCTGCGGGTGGCGTCGACCACCGCTTTCGCGTGCCCCAGCAGGTACTCGGCGTTGGCCGTCAGCCGGAAGTCCTTGCAGCTCCGATCGATCAACTCCGTCTGCAATTCCTCCTCTAGCGACTTGATGCGCAACGAGATCGCGGCCGGCGTGGCATGCAGCGCGCGGGCCGTGGCGCGGAAGCTGCGCAGCTGCGCCAGCGCGACAAAGGTTTCGAGGAATCGGGTATTCATGGAACAAGAATACCTTAACCGTATGCACCGGGATAGCGCACAGCGATAAGAAAAACTATACAACAACAGCAAAAATAACTAGATAGCATGAAGGCATATTCAAGTTTATTCTGAACTCATGCAGTTTTTATACGACTAGTGAGCGAAACGACCATGACTCCTCTTGAACTCCGACACAAAGTCCGCAGCGGCGAATTCCGCTTGCCCACTGCGGGATATTGCGGCGACTACGCCCAAGCCAACCTGGTGATCCTGCCGCAGGCGCACGCCGACGCCTTTTTGCTTTTCTGCCAGCGCAACCAGCGCGCCTGTCCGCTGCTGGCGGTCGGCGAACCCGGTCAGTGGAATGTCGCCAGCCTCGGCGCCGACATGGACCTGCGCAGCGACACGCCCGGCTACAACGTCTACCGCGATGGTGTGCTGTCGGCGCAAACGGCCGCGCTGCACGACCTCTGGCGCGACGATCTGGTGGTGTTCGCGATCGGCTGTTCATTCTCGTTCGAACAGATGCTGATGGACGCCGGCATCCCGCTGCGCCACATCGCGCAGCGCCGCAACGTCGCCATGTACCGCACCAATATTCGCAACCGGGCCGCCGGCCCGTTCGGCGGCGAGATGGTGGTGTCGATGCGGCCGATGAAGGCGGCCGACGCCATCCGCGCGATCCAGATCACCAGCCGCTTCCCGGCCGTCCACGGCGCGCCGATCCATCTGGGCGATCCCGCGCTGATCGGCATCGCCAACCTCGCTCAACCCGACTATGGCGACGCGGTCGAGGTGATGCCCGACGAGATCCCGGTTTTCTGGCCGTGCGGCGTCACGCCGCAGGAGGCCATACGCCACGCGCGCATGCCGCTGGTGATCACCCACCAGCCGGGCTACATGCTGGTGACGGACATACGCAACGCCTCGCTAGCCGCATTCTGACTTAAACAACATGGCAAGTCCCCGCTATCGGGTCCGCACAGGCACCCGGGGGACCGCCGCATTCTAAAAAAGGGAGAGCACGATGAACACAAAAGTAGCCAGCACCAGCCAGCCGGAAGGATATTTCGCCTGGTTCCACGCCTTGACCAGCAAGGAGCGCCGCACCTTCTGGAGCTGCAAGATCGGTTATGCGCTCGACGCGATGGACACGCAGTTCCTCAGCTTCGTGATCCCGACCCTGATCGCCACCTGGGGCCTGTCCAAGGGCGACGCCGGCTTGATCGGCACCGTCACCTTGCTCACCTCCGCCGCCGGCGGCTGGATCGCCGGCATCATGTCGGACCGTATCGGCCGCGTCAAGACGCTGCAGATCACCATCCTGTGGTTCGCCTTCTTCACCGTGTTGTGCGGCTTCGCGCAGAACTTCGAGCAGCTGCTGTGGGCGCGCGGCCTGATGGGCTTTGGCATGGGCGGCGAGTGGACCGCCGGCGCCATCCTGATCGGCGAGGTGATACGCGCCAAGGACCGCGGCAAGGCGGTCGGCATGGTGCAGGCGGGATGGGCGCTCGGCTGGGGCATGTCGGCCTTGCTGTATGCGTTGATGTTCTCGCTGCTGCCGCCGGAATGGGCATGGCGCTCGCTGTTCCTGCTGGGGATACTGCCGGCGCTGTTCGTGATCTTCATCCGCCGCTTCGTCGATGAACCGGAGGTCTTCATCGCCGAGCAAAACAAGGTGCGGGTGAACAGCGAGGAGCGCGTCAAGTTCACCGCCATCTTCGCGCCGAAGATGCTCAGCGTGACCATTCGCGCCGTGCTGCTGACCACCGGCGCCCAGGGCGGCTACTACGCCATCACCACCTGGCTGCCGACCTTCCTCAAGACCGAGCGCCATCTGACGGTGCTGGGCACCGGCGGCTACCTGGCGATGGTGATCGTCGGCTCGTACGTCGGCTACATCGTCAGCGCCTTCCTGACCGACTACCTGGGCCGCAAGAAGAATTTCATCCTGTTCGCCACCGGCTCGATGTGCATCGCCCTGGCCTATACCCGGCTGCCGGTGACCGACAGCGTGATGCTGTTCCTGGGATTCCCGCTCGGCTTCTGCGTCTCCGGCGTTTTCAGCGGCATGGGCGCTTTCCTGACCGAGTTGTTCCCGACCTCGATGCGCGGCTCCGGCCAGGGCTTCAGCTACAACATGGGCCGCGCCATCGGCTCGCTGTTCCCGCTGATGATCGGCTTGAGCAGCAACTCCATGGCGCTGGGCGAGGCGATCGGCGTCTTCGCCGGCACCGCTTACGGCGTGATGATCCTGGCGGCGCTGACGCTGCCCGAAACCGCCGGCAAAAAGCTCGAATCCTGACCCATAAGCTGATTTCACCGTACAAAAGATCAAAAGGCATCGACATGAAAAACGACATTCCAACCCAAAAAATGCTGTGGCAATTCTGGGTCGACCGTGGCGGCACCTTCACCGACATCGTCGCCCGCCGTCCGGATGGCAAGCTGGTGACCCACAAACTGCTGTCCGAATACCCGGAGCGCTACGACGATGCGGTCACCCAGGGCATGCGCGACATGCTGGGCTTGCAGACCGGCGATCCGCTGCCGTCCGACCGGATCGAAGTGATCAAGATGGGCACCACCGTCGCCACCAACGCGCTGTTGGA encodes:
- a CDS encoding putative hydro-lyase — protein: MTPLELRHKVRSGEFRLPTAGYCGDYAQANLVILPQAHADAFLLFCQRNQRACPLLAVGEPGQWNVASLGADMDLRSDTPGYNVYRDGVLSAQTAALHDLWRDDLVVFAIGCSFSFEQMLMDAGIPLRHIAQRRNVAMYRTNIRNRAAGPFGGEMVVSMRPMKAADAIRAIQITSRFPAVHGAPIHLGDPALIGIANLAQPDYGDAVEVMPDEIPVFWPCGVTPQEAIRHARMPLVITHQPGYMLVTDIRNASLAAF
- a CDS encoding MFS transporter, translated to MNTKVASTSQPEGYFAWFHALTSKERRTFWSCKIGYALDAMDTQFLSFVIPTLIATWGLSKGDAGLIGTVTLLTSAAGGWIAGIMSDRIGRVKTLQITILWFAFFTVLCGFAQNFEQLLWARGLMGFGMGGEWTAGAILIGEVIRAKDRGKAVGMVQAGWALGWGMSALLYALMFSLLPPEWAWRSLFLLGILPALFVIFIRRFVDEPEVFIAEQNKVRVNSEERVKFTAIFAPKMLSVTIRAVLLTTGAQGGYYAITTWLPTFLKTERHLTVLGTGGYLAMVIVGSYVGYIVSAFLTDYLGRKKNFILFATGSMCIALAYTRLPVTDSVMLFLGFPLGFCVSGVFSGMGAFLTELFPTSMRGSGQGFSYNMGRAIGSLFPLMIGLSSNSMALGEAIGVFAGTAYGVMILAALTLPETAGKKLES
- a CDS encoding LysR family transcriptional regulator; its protein translation is MNTRFLETFVALAQLRSFRATARALHATPAAISLRIKSLEEELQTELIDRSCKDFRLTANAEYLLGHAKAVVDATRRLQAAAHKDSAVRGRLRLGVIESVVHSWLAQYIRQLNVLYPELEVDLAVDISNVLERRLRARELDLVIQVEGVESNDIVSEALAVYPLHWIARRGLLDTRKEGLNQRLLQLPILTFGRGTAPQRALEEIVSKMANLAMIPLEQTRITCSPSVAAIVQLVKDGYGVAAIPSLFVVSSLESGEFIELPVQPEPPSIIVSLCFHTNAEMLVHAAANAARHACATYCAQVDPRYIKSLG
- a CDS encoding DMT family transporter, with protein sequence MTARLSPKTIFLLTLPPLLWAGNAIVGRLVHDMLPPVLLNFLRWAIALLILLPLAGPVFRRDSALWRHWKQYALLGLMGIGLYNTFQYMALQSSTPINVTLVASGLPVWMMLTGRLFFGVPVTGRQMAGAALSIAGVLVVLARGEWRHVLELRLVAGDLFMILATIAWSFYSWMLMRTREPAAIRANWASFLAAQVAFGALWSGGFALGEQWLGAIPVQWSWWLAAALLYVAIFPAVIAFRCWGEGVQRAGPAIGAFFVNLTPLFTALLSSAFLGEAPHAYHAMAFVLIVAGIVTSARKG